One segment of Cololabis saira isolate AMF1-May2022 chromosome 9, fColSai1.1, whole genome shotgun sequence DNA contains the following:
- the surf4l gene encoding surfeit 4, like, whose product MGYRDVMSRAEDVADQFLRVTKHYLPHMARLCLVSTFLEDGVRMWFQWGEQSEYIESTWSCGRFLANVFVLINLLGQLGSCVLVLSRKFVQQACGAMFGILALQTVAYSILWDPKFLMRNLALSGGLLLLLAECREEARSVFAGVPSLGRQSSPKHLLQLGGRVLLILMFMTLLHLNLSLISVLQDLVGTALVLLVAVGFKTKLAALTLVAWLLGINVTFNAFWSVPAYSPMHDFLKYDFFQTTSVIGGLLLVVALGPGGVSMDEKKKEW is encoded by the exons ATGGGATACAGAGACGTGATGAGCCGAGCCGAGGACGTAGCGGACCAG TTCCTGCGGGTGACCAAGCACTACCTGCCCCACATGGCCCGGCTGTGCCTGGTCAGCACCTTCCTGGAGGACGGCGTCCGGATGTGGTTCCAGTGGGGGGAGCAGAGCGAGTACATCGAGTCTACCTGGAGCTGCGGACGCTTCCTCGCCAACGTCTTCGTCCTCATCAACCTGCTGGGACAGCTGG GCAGCTGTGTGTTGGTGCTCAGCAGGAAGTTTGTCCAGCAGGCCTGCGGCGCTATGTTCGGGATCCTGGCCCTACAG ACGGTGGCCTACAGCATCCTCTGGGACCCCAAGTTCCTCATGAG GAACCTGGCGCTGAGCGgcggcctcctcctcctcctggccGAGTGCAGGGAGGAAGCTCGCAGCGTCTTCGCAGGAGTCCCGTCTCTGGGCCGCCAGAGTTCCCCCAAGCACCTCCTGCAGCTGGGAGGAAGAGTGCTCCTCATCCTCATGTTCATGACGCTGCTGCACCTCAACCTGAGCCTGATCagc gtgctgcaggacctGGTGGGCACCgccctggtgctgctggtggccGTGGGCTTCAAGACCAAGCTGGCGGCGCTGACGCTGGTGGCCTGGCTGCTGGGCATCAACGTCACCTTCAACGCCTTCTGGAGCGTCCCCGCCTACTCGCCCATGCACGACTTCCTCAAGTACGACTTCTTCCAGACCACGTCGGTGATCGGGggcctgctgctggtggtggccTTGGGGCCCGGCGGGGTCTCCATGGACGAGAAGAAGAAGGAgtggtga